A single window of Meiothermus sp. DNA harbors:
- a CDS encoding molybdopterin-dependent oxidoreductase produces MVKVTVNDRTIEVPGGTSVMDAIFHAGYDVPLFCAEKHLSPIGACRMCLVKTGSPRKGPDGQFILEDGQPKIFWMPKLAAACITAVSDGMVIDTLSDEVKHAQSGMVELTLFNHPLDCPTCDKGGACELQDRSYEYGLVEKFYQPDPMELPLYTRFEMTRRHVDKHHTLSPFIVLDRERCIHCKRCVRYFEEIPGDEVLDFIERGVHTFINSEEAGLPSNFTGNIVDICPVGALLDQTARFRARNWEYDSTETTSMDDACGAAIMVDTRSGLLERIRAAERREVNEVWISDAARFGHQWVNENRVQQPLVRKEGRLVETTWEEALEAIRRGLEGHSKSDIGIYLAGNSTLEEGLAALELTEALGTVHRDFQGRTAYPSTVFAPASFDELLEAEFVLVLGEPTEEAPTLHLRLSEYSRGLKPAPRLNHGTPFADLSIKERMPRLTHKMALFSVYPSATARWAGASAVHAPGAEGALLAALLGLAEAPAGLAEPVAWAKARLEQSQRVVLVLGAGVLNRPEAALKAKQLAERTGARVMCMTPAANARGLEALGFFPGKGGAGWSETGPKAVYYSFLPTETQLKAASFRILHLTHRHPLAERYADVVLPGQTAYEKRGHTLNLEGRVLPLEPAGINNGEADGAVAALGLIAEAAGVKTPFRLVRQATRWLVEKHKLPAVMERWLPKTTGWAASELDVTQGTLYLRPTMWRQEQMVGAVAEAVRVRLEMSPATARAQGLADGYWVELETPRGIEKLEVKVVSGLPDGVMYVPALGAWAGRSVEARILVGGEA; encoded by the coding sequence ATGGTGAAGGTAACCGTCAACGATAGAACCATCGAAGTACCCGGCGGCACCTCGGTCATGGACGCCATTTTCCATGCCGGCTACGATGTGCCGCTGTTCTGCGCCGAGAAGCACCTTTCGCCCATCGGGGCCTGCCGCATGTGCCTGGTCAAGACCGGCAGCCCCCGCAAGGGGCCGGACGGCCAGTTTATTCTGGAAGACGGACAGCCCAAGATTTTCTGGATGCCCAAGCTGGCCGCAGCCTGCATCACCGCCGTAAGCGACGGCATGGTGATTGATACCCTTTCCGACGAGGTTAAGCACGCCCAGTCGGGCATGGTCGAGCTCACCCTCTTCAACCACCCCCTCGACTGCCCTACCTGTGACAAGGGTGGGGCCTGCGAGCTGCAAGACCGCAGCTACGAGTACGGTCTGGTGGAAAAGTTTTATCAGCCCGACCCCATGGAGCTGCCCCTCTACACCCGCTTCGAGATGACCCGGCGGCACGTGGACAAACACCATACCCTCTCGCCTTTTATCGTGCTCGACCGGGAACGCTGCATTCACTGCAAGCGTTGTGTGCGCTACTTCGAGGAGATTCCGGGCGACGAAGTCCTGGACTTCATCGAGCGGGGGGTGCACACTTTCATCAACAGCGAGGAGGCGGGTCTACCCTCCAACTTCACCGGCAACATCGTGGATATCTGCCCGGTAGGGGCCCTGCTGGATCAAACCGCCCGCTTCCGGGCCCGCAACTGGGAGTACGATTCCACCGAGACTACCTCGATGGACGACGCCTGTGGGGCTGCCATTATGGTGGATACCCGCAGTGGGCTTTTGGAGCGAATCCGAGCCGCCGAACGGCGCGAGGTGAACGAGGTCTGGATCTCCGATGCGGCGCGCTTTGGGCACCAGTGGGTGAACGAGAACCGGGTGCAGCAACCTCTGGTACGCAAGGAGGGCCGACTGGTAGAAACCACCTGGGAAGAGGCCTTAGAAGCCATCCGGCGCGGCCTCGAGGGTCATTCCAAGAGCGATATTGGCATCTACCTGGCCGGCAACAGCACCTTGGAGGAAGGCCTGGCGGCCCTCGAGCTGACCGAAGCCCTGGGCACCGTGCACCGCGACTTCCAGGGTCGCACGGCCTACCCTAGCACCGTCTTTGCCCCGGCCAGCTTCGATGAGCTGCTGGAGGCCGAGTTTGTCCTGGTACTGGGGGAACCCACCGAGGAAGCCCCTACCTTGCATCTGCGGCTTTCGGAGTACAGCCGGGGCCTCAAGCCGGCACCCAGGCTCAACCACGGCACGCCCTTTGCCGACCTCAGCATCAAGGAGCGGATGCCCCGCCTGACCCACAAAATGGCCCTGTTTAGCGTCTACCCCAGTGCCACAGCCAGATGGGCCGGCGCCAGCGCGGTACATGCGCCCGGTGCCGAAGGGGCCTTGCTAGCTGCGCTGTTGGGCTTGGCTGAGGCTCCGGCTGGGTTGGCCGAACCGGTGGCCTGGGCCAAAGCCCGGCTCGAGCAAAGCCAGCGGGTGGTGCTGGTGCTGGGGGCGGGGGTGCTCAACCGGCCCGAGGCAGCCCTCAAAGCCAAGCAGCTTGCCGAGCGCACCGGGGCCAGGGTGATGTGCATGACCCCGGCGGCCAACGCCCGCGGCCTCGAGGCCCTGGGCTTTTTCCCCGGCAAGGGGGGCGCAGGCTGGAGTGAGACCGGCCCTAAAGCGGTTTACTACAGCTTCTTGCCCACCGAAACCCAGCTCAAAGCAGCTTCTTTCCGCATCCTGCACCTAACCCACCGGCACCCGCTGGCCGAGCGGTACGCCGATGTGGTACTGCCGGGCCAGACTGCCTACGAAAAGCGTGGCCATACCCTCAACCTCGAGGGCCGGGTGCTGCCTTTAGAACCTGCCGGTATCAACAATGGCGAAGCCGATGGCGCTGTGGCGGCCCTGGGTTTGATAGCCGAAGCCGCTGGGGTGAAAACCCCCTTCCGGCTGGTGCGCCAGGCCACCCGTTGGCTCGTTGAAAAGCACAAGCTACCGGCGGTGATGGAGCGCTGGTTGCCCAAAACCACGGGCTGGGCAGCCTCCGAGTTGGACGTGACCCAGGGCACGCTCTACCTGCGTCCCACTATGTGGCGACAAGAGCAGATGGTGGGGGCCGTGGCCGAGGCGGTGCGGGTTAGGTTGGAGATGAGCCCCGCAACGGCCCGCGCCCAGGGTCTGGCGGATGGCTACTGGGTCGAGCTCGAGACCCCCAGAGGCATCGAGAAACTCGAGGTCAAGGTGGTGTCCGGTCTCCCCGACGGGGTAATGTATGTGCCTGCGCTGGGGGCCTGGGCGGGGCGGAGTGTAGAGGCCAGAATTCTGGTTGGAGGTGAGGCATGA
- the nuoF gene encoding NADH-quinone oxidoreductase subunit NuoF translates to MSGIVSGKDPRFEKTLYKHVGQPGSWTLAYYLSHGGYQAARKAIAQGQDWVIEEVKKSGLRGRGGAGFPTGLKWSFMPKNTGKQHYIVCNADESEPGSFKDRYLMEDDPHQLIEGMIIAGVGIQASKGYIYIRGEYRRAYDRLMAAIKEAYAAGYLGSNVMGTGFAFDLYVHRGAGAYICGEETALMNSLEGLRANPRMKPPFPAQAGLWGMPTTINNVESLCSVVHIVERGADWFAAMGTEKSKGHKLFQVSGSFKRPGVYELPLGTTFRELLFDWAGGPTEPIQAIIPGGSSCPPLPWNDEILDTPMDYESISAKGSLLGTGGVIGIPARMSMVDAMWNVTRFYGHESCGKCTPCREGVSGWMVSLFEKIGTGQGQKGDVELLESLLDQIEGRSFCALADAACWPVRGSLKHFRQQFVDAVENGKPVERQGSRWG, encoded by the coding sequence GTGAGCGGTATCGTGAGCGGCAAAGACCCCCGCTTCGAAAAGACCCTATACAAACACGTGGGGCAGCCGGGCTCCTGGACGCTGGCCTACTACCTATCACACGGCGGCTATCAGGCGGCACGTAAGGCCATTGCCCAGGGCCAGGACTGGGTGATCGAGGAAGTCAAGAAGTCCGGCCTACGCGGGCGGGGTGGGGCGGGTTTCCCCACCGGGCTCAAGTGGAGCTTCATGCCTAAGAACACCGGCAAACAACACTACATTGTGTGCAACGCCGATGAGTCGGAGCCGGGCAGCTTCAAAGATCGCTACCTGATGGAGGACGACCCCCATCAGCTCATCGAGGGCATGATCATCGCCGGGGTGGGTATCCAGGCCAGCAAAGGCTACATCTACATCCGGGGCGAGTACCGCCGGGCCTACGACCGGCTTATGGCCGCCATCAAAGAGGCCTATGCGGCGGGCTACCTGGGTTCCAACGTGATGGGCACGGGCTTTGCTTTCGACCTTTATGTACACCGCGGGGCCGGGGCCTATATCTGCGGTGAGGAGACCGCGCTGATGAACTCGCTCGAGGGGCTTCGCGCCAACCCTCGCATGAAACCCCCCTTCCCGGCCCAGGCCGGGCTGTGGGGGATGCCCACCACCATCAACAACGTAGAGTCGCTGTGCTCGGTGGTGCACATCGTGGAGCGCGGGGCCGACTGGTTTGCCGCCATGGGCACCGAGAAGTCCAAGGGTCACAAGCTCTTCCAGGTTTCAGGTTCCTTCAAGCGCCCAGGGGTATACGAGCTACCCCTGGGCACCACCTTCCGCGAGCTGCTCTTCGACTGGGCCGGAGGCCCTACCGAGCCCATCCAGGCCATCATTCCTGGGGGTTCTTCCTGCCCCCCTCTGCCCTGGAACGACGAAATCCTGGATACCCCCATGGACTACGAGTCCATCAGCGCCAAAGGCTCCCTGCTGGGCACCGGCGGGGTGATCGGCATCCCTGCCCGCATGAGTATGGTGGACGCCATGTGGAACGTGACCCGCTTTTATGGCCACGAATCCTGCGGCAAATGCACCCCTTGCCGCGAGGGGGTCTCGGGCTGGATGGTGAGCCTGTTCGAAAAGATTGGAACCGGCCAAGGCCAGAAGGGGGATGTGGAGCTACTCGAGAGCCTGCTCGACCAAATTGAAGGCCGCAGCTTCTGTGCCCTGGCCGATGCTGCCTGCTGGCCGGTGCGGGGAAGCCTGAAGCACTTCCGCCAGCAGTTTGTGGACGCGGTTGAAAACGGCAAGCCGGTCGAGCGTCAGGGAAGCCGCTGGGGGTGA